Proteins encoded together in one Lathyrus oleraceus cultivar Zhongwan6 chromosome 5, CAAS_Psat_ZW6_1.0, whole genome shotgun sequence window:
- the LOC127082909 gene encoding protein RADIALIS-like 3: MASMSASGSWSGKENKAFERALAVFDKDTPDRWSNVAKAVGGGKTAEDVKRQYELLVRDIRHIESGQVPFPNYNNNATFDHEKRFRNMKLQ; the protein is encoded by the exons ATGGCATCAATGTCGGCATCTGGTTCATGGAGTGGTAAGGAGAACAAAGCATTTGAAAGGGCATTAGCTGTGTTTGATAAAGACACACCTGATCGTTGGTCGAATGTTGCTAAAGCTGTTGGTGGAGGAAAAACTGCTGAAGATGTTAAGAGACAGTATGAACTTCTTGTTAGGGATATTAGGCACATTGAATCAGGTCAAGTTCCATTCCCAAATTACAACAACAATGCTACCTTCGATCACGAGAAAAG GTTTAGAAACATGAAGCTCCAGTGA
- the LOC127085880 gene encoding uncharacterized protein LOC127085880, with amino-acid sequence MDIQKSQTEKQPSSAAVATSCRKKKHEEAAFLEDIKDHIDEFIHASMDEHKTCFQKTIKKMFGLSKVVAEANAAKEVESSLALQTVLKE; translated from the exons ATGGACATTCAAAAAAGCCAAACTGAAAAGCAGCCTTCATCAGCTGCAGTTGCAACTTCATGTCGAAAGAAAAAGCACGAAGAAGCCGCATTCTTGGAGGATATAAAGGATCACATTGACGAGTTTATTCATGCTTCTATGGATGAACACAAAACATGCTTTCAGAAAACAATTAAAAAG ATGTTTGGTTTGTCTAAGGTAGTTGCTGAAGCAAATGCTGCTAAAGAAGTTGAAAGTTCTTTGGCTCTTCAGACAGTTTTAAAGGAGTAa